DNA sequence from the Cellulophaga sp. HaHaR_3_176 genome:
ACAAAAAGGAAAAGAAGCTGTAGTTTCTTTTGCTGAAGGAGATGAGCAACGTATGATGTTAATGGGACTTAAACGTTTTACAAAATACACCAATAACCCTAACGTAGTAGCTTTACGCACACAAATTGCGGATAAAGTAGCTGCAGATAACGGTTATACCTTTGACTAATTCCGATTACGTTTTTACCTGATAGTAGGTAAAACAGAAAAGCCACTCTAATTTAGAGTGGCTTTTTATTTTAAACGTTATTTTATTTTAATCTCTCATAGATTCTAATACATTCTCTTCTGCACCTTTTTTAGAAAAATTAATAGCACACTCTATTAACGCCAAATGAGAATATGCTTGCGGGAAATTACCTAACAATCTTTTTGTCTTAAAATCAATATCTTCACTAAATAAGCCTAAATGATTGCTATAACTTAAAAGTTGTTCAAAATGTTTTAAAGCTTTTTCCTCTTGCCCTATTTTAAATAAGCTGTTAATAAACCAGAATGTACAAATTGTAAATGATGACGAAGGCTCTCCAAAATCATCTTCGTTTTTATAACGATACATAAGGCCATCATTACATAAATCTTTTTCTACAGCTAATACTGTACTCACAAATTTAGGATCTTTTGCATCAATAAAGCCATAAGACTCCATTAAAAGTACAGAAGCATCCATATGTTTAGAACCATACGATTGTGTAAATGCCTGCTTTTCTTCGTTCCAAGCGTTTTCCATTATATCTTTTCTGATTTTTTCTTCCAATGGTTTCCACTTTTCTATTTTATGCTGTTTGTTCAACATTTCAGCAACCTTAATTGCTCTATCAATTGCCGTCCAACATAAAACTTTTGAAAACGTAAAATGCCGATCCTCTGATCTAAATTCCCAAATTCCTTTATCAGGTTCTTGCCAGTGCTTTTCTACAATCCAAACAATACCTTTCGTTATTCCCCAAAGTTCTTCTCCATTTTGGATATCTATACTGTATTGTGATATTAGTTCATGAATAACATCCATCAAAATACCATAAATATCGTTCTGTACTTGCTCGTAAGCAGCATTACCTATCCTCACTGGTTTAGAGCCTTTATAGCCGCTTAAATGCTCTAAGGTTTCTTCTGTAAGCTTCTTTTCTTTATTAATACCATACATGATTTGGAGCTTCTCATCTTTATCTGGTATTAAATCTATTATAAATTGCAAATATCTTTTAGCTATATTTTTATGACCAAGTTCTGATACTACTTTTATAACCATTGAAGCATCTCTTATCCAACAAAAACGGTAATCCCAATTTCTAACCTCACCTATAGTTTCTGGTAAAGATGTTGTTGCGGCCGCTAATACAGCTCCAGACTTATCATAACTTAAAAGCTTAAGAGTTAAAGCACTACGCTTTATTTCTTTATCAAATTTACTATATGTTGGTGTTTTTAATGACCAATCCATCCAATAAATACGTGTTCTTTCTAAATCTAAAAAAACTCTCTCTACTGTTGGTAAAAATATCTTTTCATTATATGCTAAAAGAAAAAATGCATTTTCTTTTAATTCAATTTCTTCTCCGCTTAATACTTTCTCTTTATCAAAAGATGTATATAAAAAAACAGTATCGAACTTTATATCGTGTGTAAGACTCGCTATAAAATCTTTTTTAATAAAAGATTTTGTTTCCCCTTGTGCATATTCCAACTTCGGATCATATACAATTTTAAATTTAGGGGCTCCTGAAATTAGTTTTATATATCTAATTAATTCTGGTGGAGAAAAATAAGTGTCATCATCTTTGTAATAACGAGGCATAAAATCATGTATTTCAAAACAATCTTCACCTGAAGTAAATTTTGTAATTAAAATAGCTGTCTCGGCATCATAAGCTTGGTTAATTTTATAAGTATCATCAACAGTAAAACCGAAGCTCCCTCCTATTTTTTCATCTAATAAACTAGCAAAAACCGATGGTGAATCAAATTCTGGTAAACAACACCAGTCTATTGAACCATTCTTAGAAACTAATGCCGCACTTCTACAATTTCCTATTATTCCGTAATCTAAATTATCCATATCAATAAATCGTTAACTCAAAAAGCTAATAATATTGCATTTGCTCTTCTTTTTCACGAAATTTAGAGAAATTAATTCTAAAAAAAGCCAAAATATAACTAATTATGAGCAAAACTATCATAATCTCAAATAGACTACCAGTACAATTACAAATTCACAATGGAAATATTAATGCAGTGCCAAGTGTAGGTGGTTTAGCTACAGGAATGAAATCTGTTCATTCTGGTGGAGATAGTCTTTGGATTGGTTGGAGTGGCTTGACAGATGAAGAAATACCTGAAGAATTAGCAGGTGACATTGATAAAGCTTTAGCTGAGCATGGCTCCTCAAAAGTAAATTTAACTGCTGAAGAAGTAAACGGTTTTTATTTTGGTTTTAGTAATAGAACCATATGGCCTTTATTCCATTATTTCTTACAGTATTCTGAATTTGAATTAGATTATTGGGAAACATACAAAGCTGCTAATCAAAAATTTGCAGATGCAATTATAGAAAAGGCTAATTCTGATGATACGATTTGGGTACACGATTACCAATTAATGTTAGTTCCACAAATGGTTAAAGAAAAAATGCCAGATGTATCTATAGGTTTCTTTTTACATATTCCCTTTCCTTCTTATGAAATATTTAGAACACTGCCTTGGCGTACAGAAATTCTAAGAGGGTTACTTGGTGCAGATTTAATTGGTTTTCACACCTATGATTACGAACGTCATTTTTTAAGCTCCGTTAGGCGTTTGTTAGGCTTAGAAGTAAGTTTCAATGATATATACCTTGAAGACAGAATTATAAAAGTAGATTCTTTTCCAATGGGAATCGATTACAAAAAATTTAGTGATGCAGCCAAAGAACATTTAAATAGAAAACCTGAAGAGCTTTCTGAACTTCAGAAAAGATTAAACGCTCACAAAGTTTCTAATCCAGAAGCTAAATTCTTATTATCAATAGATCGTTTAGATTACTCTAAAGGAATCGCCAAACGTTTAAATGCATTTGAATACTTTTTAAACAAATACCCTCAATATAAAGAAAAGGTAAGATTGATAATTCTTGCCGTACCTTCAAGAAGTAATGTCCCCCAATACAAACTTCTTAAAAGAGAAGTTGATGAGTTAGTGGGACGTATTAATGGAGAATTTTCAACTGTTAGTTGGACTCCCATTTGGTATTTCTACAGATCTATGCCTTTTGATAATTTAATAGATTTATATACCTCTTCAGATATTGCTTGGTTGACACCTATTAGAGATGGGATGAACCTAGTCGCTAAAGAATACATTGCTACGAGAACTGACAAAACAGGGGTTTTAATACTTAGTGAGATGGCAGGTTCGGCTAATGAAATGAATGAATCTTTACTAATAAACCCTAATAATTTTGAGCAAATAGCTGATACTATTAAAGAGGCTATAAATATGCCAATTGAAGAGCAGAAAGAAAGAAACGGAATTTTACAAAAACGATTAGAACGCTACAATGTAGAAAGATGGGCTAATGATTTTATGAGTTCTTTAGAAATTCAAAAAGAAAGTAGCAATGTTTATGTTTCTAGAAAATTATCAGAAAAACTAATTAACTCTGTAGAGAAAGAATATAAAAAAGCAAAAAAACGTTTGGTCTTTTTAGATTACGACGGCACACTTGCTGCATTTCATAATGACCCACAAAAAGCAAGTCCTGATGATGAACTTTATCAATTATTAGACGCTATTTCTTCTCAAGAAAATACAGATATGTATTTAATTAGTGGTCGTGATAAAGAAACATTTGCCAAATGGTTTTTGCCTAAAAAATATAATATGATTGTTGAGCATGGCGTTTGGATATCTAAAAATGGAAATGAATTTTCTATGTTAGAAAACGTAAAGAAAGATTGGATGGAAAAAATTCTTCCTGTATTAGAGTCTTTTGTTGATAGAACACCAGGGAGTTTCATTGAAGAGAAAAACTATTCTTTAGCATGGCATTATAGAAAAACGGATCCTGATTTTGGTCAAAAAAGAGCTACAGAACTAAATACCGTATTAACAAGTTTAATTGCAAATGACGATTTAAGTGTTTTAAATGGTAATAAGGTAATTGAAATAAAAAGTAGTAATGTAAATAAAGGGCGTGCAGCCATGCGTGTTTATAACGAAGCAGATTATGATTTTGTTTTTGCTATTGGAGATGATTGGACTGATGAATTTATGTTTCAAGAATTACCTGAATCTTCAACAACAGTAAAAGTTGGTTTACAAAAAACAAGCGCTAAATACTATGTAGATGGAACTAAAGACGTTCGTGAAATTTTAAAACGTTTTATTATTAATTAGTTTTTGATGTTTATAACGACTAACGTGATTAATATCTAGATTCATTGAAATATAAATCGCATATTTTACCTGTACTAATACTAGCACAATTTGCCTGCACATCTTTATGGTTTGCAGGTAATGCAATTGTTAATGAACTTGCCCTAAAGACAGGGCTAGGATCCGAAATAATTGGATATGTTTTATCGTCTGTTCAATTAGGTTTTATAGCTGGCACTCTAGTTTTTGCCCTAATGATGATTGCAGATAGGTTTTCACCTTCTAAAGTATTTGCAATATGCGCGCTTTTAGCAGCTTTATGTAATGCATCCTTAGTAGCAGAAGACACTAGTAAATGGCATTTACTAGTCGCCCGTTTTGGAACAGGTTTTTTTTTAGCAGGAATTTATCCTGTCGGAATGAAAATAGCTGCCGATTACTATAAAGATGGTTTAGGAAAAGCCTTGGGTTTATTAGTCGGAGCTTTAGTTTTAGGTACAGCTTTCCCTTATTTAATTAGTAGCTTTAAACTTGTTAGTAGTTCTAATTTTATTTTAATAACCACATCATTATTATCTTTGATTGGAGGTGCTTTTATTTTATTATTAGTACCAAATGGACCTTATCGTAAAGAAAATAAAAAATTAGAAATAAAAGCAGGCCTTTCTCTTTTTAAGATTGCTGATTTTAGAAAAGCTTCTTTTGGTTATTTTGGTCACATGTGGGAGCTTTATGCTTTTTGGGCTTTTACACCTTTTGCTTTAGATACATATAATTCAATGTATCAAAAAACATTATCTGTTCCTTTATGGACATTTATTATTATTGCATTGGGTGCATTATCTTGTGCGCTGGGAGGTTTTATTTCTGAAAAAATAGGCAGTTACAAAGTTGCTTTATATGCTCTTTTATTATCTGGTTTATTTTGCATTGTATCGCCTTTTCTCTTTCTACTCCCTTCTACTTTTTTTATATTAGCGTGGTGTTTATGGGGTATGGCAGTAACTGCAGATTCTCCTCAATTTTCAAGTTTAATTGCAAATGCTGCTCCTATTAATTTGAAGGGAACTGGTTTAACATTAGTAAACTGTATTGGTTTTGCCGTTACTATTATAAGCATACAGCTTTTGTCTTTTTTATCTTTAAAAGTAGATGCTACTTTAATTTTTATATTTTTATCCTTTGGTCCTATTTTAGGTCTATATCACTTGCTAAAGAAAAAGAATTGATTATGAAAAAAATCCTCCTTTTAATTCCTGTTTTAATTTTCACCACATTTACTTCTGCTCAAACAGATGTTAGAATTTATGATATTATAGACGCTATTTCTGCTGATAGAATAAAACAAGATATTACTACATTAACTGAATTTGGAACTCGAAATACTTTTAGCGATACTATTTCAGAAACACGTGGTATTGGAGCTGCAAGAAGATGGATAAAATCTGAATTTGATAACATATCTAAAAATTGTGAAAGCTGTTTGAATGTTTTTTATCAGAAGGATTTTGTTACAAAAGAAATGAGTACTAGAGTACCAAAAGATGCTTGGGTCGTAAATGTTGTAGCAATACAAAAAGGAACAAAATATCCGAACAGATTTATTATAATGAGTGGCGATATAGATTCTCGTGCTAGTGACACAATGGACTTTACAACTGATGCACCTGGAGCTAATGACAATGCAACCGGTATGGCTGGCACTATTGAAGCTGCTCGTGTTTTATCAAAATACAAATTTGAAAATAGTATTATATATGTAGGCTTATCAGGTGAAGAACAAGGTCTTTTTGGCGGTGGTGGTCTAGCAAAATATGCTAAAGAGCAAGATTGGGATGTTATCGGTATATTAAATAACGATATGATTGGTAATATTACTGGTGTAGACGGTGTTACTAGCAATCGCGACTTTAGAATTTTCTCTGAAGCTGTATCTACGACTGAAACTGATAAAGAACGACAAATGAGACGCTTTTACGGTGGCGAAGTTGATGGTATTTCTCGTCAATTAGCACGCTACATTCATAAAAACGTAAAAATTTACATGCCTGAAATGAATCCGATGATGATTTATCGTTTAGATCGTTTTGGTAGAGGTGGCCATCACAGACCATTTAATGATGCTGGTTTTGCTGGCATTAGAATTATGGAAGCTCATGAAAACTACACACAACAGCATCAAAACATTAGAACCGAAAACGGAATAAATTACGGTGATATTTTAGAACATGTTAATTTTGAATATGCAAAAAAACTAACTGCTGTAAATGCAATAAATTTAGCTTCTATTGCTTGGGCACCACCTGCACCAAAAGAGGTGAAAATTGGTGGTATTGTAGAGCCAGCCGCTAAATTTCAATGGAGCAAAGTTGATGGCGCTATAGGTTATAAAATTTATTGGCGTGATACTACCTCTCCAACTTGGGATCATAGTAGGTATGTAGGTAATGTAACTGAGTTTATTTTAAATGGTATTGTTATAGATAATTACTTTTTCGGAATTTCATCTGTAGGGAAAGATGGATTTGAAAGCCCTGTTGTTTTCCCAAATGCAATCATAAGATAATAATAGCCACAAACTAATTAAATTAAAATATGAAAATACTATTAACCTCTCTATTCCTTGCTTTATCATGCACAACTTTATTCTCTCAAGGATTAATGTCTGATAAAGATAAATTTACTCAACAAGATACATTAAGAGGTACAATAACGCCTGAACGCGCCTGGTGGGATTTGAATTTTTATCACTTAGATATTGAAGTAAAACCTGACGAAAAATTTATTACAGGTAGTAACACTATTAGGTATAAAGTACTGGAGGAAAATCAAGTATTGCAAGTAGATTTGCAGCCACCTCTAAAAATAGAAAAAGTAACACAAGATGGTGAGCAACTAGAAGTTAATTCTAATACCAATGCTCATTATATCACCTTAAAAAAACCTCAAATAAAAGATGAATTTAACGAAATTATAGTCCATTATTCTGGCAAGCCTAAAGAAGCTATTCGCGCACCTTGGGATGGTGGCTTTTCTTGGAAAAAGGATAAAAATGGGAAAGATTTTATTGCGACATCATGTCAAGGTTTGGGTGCTAGTGTTTGGTGGCCAAATAAAGACCATATGTATGATGAGGTTGATAGTATGGCAATAAGTGTAAAAGTACCTAAAGGATTAATGAACATTTCAAACGGCAGACTCAAATCTATTGATGAGGGAGAAAGTACAACTACATATAATTGGTTTGTTGCTAACCCTATCAACAACTATGGTGTTAATGTAAATATTGGAGATTACGTACATTTTGGAGAAAAGTACGACGGAGAAAAAGGAGTTTTAGATATGGATTATTATGTATTAAAAGACAACCTTGAAACTGCTAAAACCCACTTTAAAGATGCTGCTAGATTAATGGAAGCTTTTGAGCATTGGTTTGGTCCCTACCCTTTTTATGAAGATAGTTATAAACTAGTTGAAGTTCCGTATTTAGGAATGGAACACCAGAGTTCTGTTACATACGGTAACAAATACATGAAAGGTTATTTAGGAAGAGATTTATCTGGTACTGGCTGGGGCTTAAAATTTGATTACATATTAATACATGAATCTGGACACGAGTGGTTTGCTAATAACATCACATATAAAGACATTGCTGATATGTGGATACATGAAAGCTTTACTACATATTCTGAAAATTTGTTTGTAGATTATTTCTATGGTAAAGAAGCCTCTTCAGAATACGTTATCGGAACTCGTAAAAGTATTATAAATGATAAACCTATTATAGGTAATTATAATGTAAATAACGAAGGTAGTAGAGACATGTATTTTAAAGGTGCTAATATCATACACACCATCCGTCAATTAGTCAATGATGATGAAAAATGGAGACAGATACTAAGAGGCTTAAATGAACAATTTTATCATAAAACAGTTACAACAAATGAAATTGAAAACTATGTTAGTAAAGAGTCTGGAATTGATTTAAAACCTTTTTTCAATCAATATTTACGTAGTATAAAAATACCCATTTTAGAATATAGAACAGAAGGTAAAACACTTATTTACCGTTACACAAATATTGTAGATGGTTTTAATATGCCTGTTCGATTATTTTTAAATGAAAACCCTGTTTGGATATCACCTACCGCTGAATGGAAAAAAGAAAAAATAAAAGGCTTAAACTCTAATATTATAATAGATAAGAATTTTTATATAGATACTAAAAAAACAGAGTAATTATACTATCTAACTTATTGAGTTGCCCTTCAATTATAGAAATATAAAATAAACTTATCTTTGCTGTAATCATTTTAAGAAGTGAACTAAGCTAGCGTGTTTCCGTTATTAGTTTTTCTTCTTAAAATGATCTTCAAATGTCCAAACTACCTTCAAAAAACCAATTTTTAGATCTTTCTGATTATGGAAGACCATTTGCTCGGTTTATAGCACAATCATTAAAAAACACATCATTCACTCCTATTCATGTAACTATTGGCTTTGTCATATCAGGCTTAATAGCCATTGCTTGTATTTTTCATGAGTATTATTGGGCCACTGCTTTCTTTTTAATACTAAAATCTATTTTAGATGCTGCTGATGGAGAATTGGCTAGAATAAAAAAAACACCATCATATACCGGCAGATATTTAGATTCGCTTTCAGATATTATTTTAAACTTTATTTTACTAGCTACTATTTGGCATGTTACTAATGGCAAAATAACTTATACAATTCTCGCTTTTATTAGTATTCAATTACAAGGCACATTATATAATTATTACTATGTGATTTTGAGAAATAAACACAACGGAGATACGACAAGTCGTGTTTTTGAAGATAATACACCTAAGGCTTTACCTGGCGAAAAACAACGTACTGTAAATATATTATTTATACTCTATAAAGTATGTTACGGAATTTTTGATAAAATTATTTATAAAATGGATAAGAATGCTGTTTCTAGTAAAAAGCTTCCTAACTGGCTAATGACAGCTGTTTCAACATTTGGACTTGGTTTTCAGTTACTGATTATATCAATAATGTTTGTGTTGAATTTAAAAGATTTTATAGTTCCTTTTTTTATTGCTTTTTCTGGTTTAATTTTTATTTTTATTGCTATCCGAAGGTATATAAATCGATAAAAGTAATAATAGAAATTCAAATGTTTTAATAGCTTTTCAAGCTAAATATGCATATTTTTAAATAAACGCCTTCTATAACAGGTAGTTTATAAAACACATTATATGAGTCCACTACTTCGAAATATTATGGCAGTTTTAGTAGGTTTATTGATTGGTAGCGTTGTTAACATGGGTATTATTATGGTCAGCAGTTCTATTATTCCTCCTCCGAATGGTGTTAATACAACCACAATGGAAGGTCTAAAAGAAGCTATGCATTTGTTTCAACCCAAACATTATATAATGCCTTTTTTGGCTCATGCAATAGGTACATTCGCAGCTGCTTTTATTAGTGTTAAAATTGCTGTTACACACAAACTTAAAATTGCATTTTCAATTGGAATATTATTTTTAATAGGTGGTATTACTAATGTTTTTTTATTACCATCTCCTATATGGTTTGCTATTACTGACGTTGTTATCGCATATATACCTATGGCTTGGATAGGAAGTAAAATTGGAACTAAAAAATGATCACAAAAAAAGAAGAAGTTTATTGGAGCCAACGCTATAAAGAACAAAACACGGGTTGGGATATTGGTTACCCCTCTACTCCAATTAAAAACTATATAGATCAGCTTAAAGATAAAAGCTTACATATTCTTAT
Encoded proteins:
- a CDS encoding glycoside hydrolase family 15 protein — translated: MDNLDYGIIGNCRSAALVSKNGSIDWCCLPEFDSPSVFASLLDEKIGGSFGFTVDDTYKINQAYDAETAILITKFTSGEDCFEIHDFMPRYYKDDDTYFSPPELIRYIKLISGAPKFKIVYDPKLEYAQGETKSFIKKDFIASLTHDIKFDTVFLYTSFDKEKVLSGEEIELKENAFFLLAYNEKIFLPTVERVFLDLERTRIYWMDWSLKTPTYSKFDKEIKRSALTLKLLSYDKSGAVLAAATTSLPETIGEVRNWDYRFCWIRDASMVIKVVSELGHKNIAKRYLQFIIDLIPDKDEKLQIMYGINKEKKLTEETLEHLSGYKGSKPVRIGNAAYEQVQNDIYGILMDVIHELISQYSIDIQNGEELWGITKGIVWIVEKHWQEPDKGIWEFRSEDRHFTFSKVLCWTAIDRAIKVAEMLNKQHKIEKWKPLEEKIRKDIMENAWNEEKQAFTQSYGSKHMDASVLLMESYGFIDAKDPKFVSTVLAVEKDLCNDGLMYRYKNEDDFGEPSSSFTICTFWFINSLFKIGQEEKALKHFEQLLSYSNHLGLFSEDIDFKTKRLLGNFPQAYSHLALIECAINFSKKGAEENVLESMRD
- a CDS encoding bifunctional alpha,alpha-trehalose-phosphate synthase (UDP-forming)/trehalose-phosphatase, which produces MSKTIIISNRLPVQLQIHNGNINAVPSVGGLATGMKSVHSGGDSLWIGWSGLTDEEIPEELAGDIDKALAEHGSSKVNLTAEEVNGFYFGFSNRTIWPLFHYFLQYSEFELDYWETYKAANQKFADAIIEKANSDDTIWVHDYQLMLVPQMVKEKMPDVSIGFFLHIPFPSYEIFRTLPWRTEILRGLLGADLIGFHTYDYERHFLSSVRRLLGLEVSFNDIYLEDRIIKVDSFPMGIDYKKFSDAAKEHLNRKPEELSELQKRLNAHKVSNPEAKFLLSIDRLDYSKGIAKRLNAFEYFLNKYPQYKEKVRLIILAVPSRSNVPQYKLLKREVDELVGRINGEFSTVSWTPIWYFYRSMPFDNLIDLYTSSDIAWLTPIRDGMNLVAKEYIATRTDKTGVLILSEMAGSANEMNESLLINPNNFEQIADTIKEAINMPIEEQKERNGILQKRLERYNVERWANDFMSSLEIQKESSNVYVSRKLSEKLINSVEKEYKKAKKRLVFLDYDGTLAAFHNDPQKASPDDELYQLLDAISSQENTDMYLISGRDKETFAKWFLPKKYNMIVEHGVWISKNGNEFSMLENVKKDWMEKILPVLESFVDRTPGSFIEEKNYSLAWHYRKTDPDFGQKRATELNTVLTSLIANDDLSVLNGNKVIEIKSSNVNKGRAAMRVYNEADYDFVFAIGDDWTDEFMFQELPESSTTVKVGLQKTSAKYYVDGTKDVREILKRFIIN
- a CDS encoding nitrate/nitrite transporter, which encodes MKYKSHILPVLILAQFACTSLWFAGNAIVNELALKTGLGSEIIGYVLSSVQLGFIAGTLVFALMMIADRFSPSKVFAICALLAALCNASLVAEDTSKWHLLVARFGTGFFLAGIYPVGMKIAADYYKDGLGKALGLLVGALVLGTAFPYLISSFKLVSSSNFILITTSLLSLIGGAFILLLVPNGPYRKENKKLEIKAGLSLFKIADFRKASFGYFGHMWELYAFWAFTPFALDTYNSMYQKTLSVPLWTFIIIALGALSCALGGFISEKIGSYKVALYALLLSGLFCIVSPFLFLLPSTFFILAWCLWGMAVTADSPQFSSLIANAAPINLKGTGLTLVNCIGFAVTIISIQLLSFLSLKVDATLIFIFLSFGPILGLYHLLKKKN
- a CDS encoding M28 family peptidase; translation: MKKILLLIPVLIFTTFTSAQTDVRIYDIIDAISADRIKQDITTLTEFGTRNTFSDTISETRGIGAARRWIKSEFDNISKNCESCLNVFYQKDFVTKEMSTRVPKDAWVVNVVAIQKGTKYPNRFIIMSGDIDSRASDTMDFTTDAPGANDNATGMAGTIEAARVLSKYKFENSIIYVGLSGEEQGLFGGGGLAKYAKEQDWDVIGILNNDMIGNITGVDGVTSNRDFRIFSEAVSTTETDKERQMRRFYGGEVDGISRQLARYIHKNVKIYMPEMNPMMIYRLDRFGRGGHHRPFNDAGFAGIRIMEAHENYTQQHQNIRTENGINYGDILEHVNFEYAKKLTAVNAINLASIAWAPPAPKEVKIGGIVEPAAKFQWSKVDGAIGYKIYWRDTTSPTWDHSRYVGNVTEFILNGIVIDNYFFGISSVGKDGFESPVVFPNAIIR
- a CDS encoding M1 family metallopeptidase, with product MKILLTSLFLALSCTTLFSQGLMSDKDKFTQQDTLRGTITPERAWWDLNFYHLDIEVKPDEKFITGSNTIRYKVLEENQVLQVDLQPPLKIEKVTQDGEQLEVNSNTNAHYITLKKPQIKDEFNEIIVHYSGKPKEAIRAPWDGGFSWKKDKNGKDFIATSCQGLGASVWWPNKDHMYDEVDSMAISVKVPKGLMNISNGRLKSIDEGESTTTYNWFVANPINNYGVNVNIGDYVHFGEKYDGEKGVLDMDYYVLKDNLETAKTHFKDAARLMEAFEHWFGPYPFYEDSYKLVEVPYLGMEHQSSVTYGNKYMKGYLGRDLSGTGWGLKFDYILIHESGHEWFANNITYKDIADMWIHESFTTYSENLFVDYFYGKEASSEYVIGTRKSIINDKPIIGNYNVNNEGSRDMYFKGANIIHTIRQLVNDDEKWRQILRGLNEQFYHKTVTTNEIENYVSKESGIDLKPFFNQYLRSIKIPILEYRTEGKTLIYRYTNIVDGFNMPVRLFLNENPVWISPTAEWKKEKIKGLNSNIIIDKNFYIDTKKTE
- a CDS encoding CDP-alcohol phosphatidyltransferase family protein; its protein translation is MSKLPSKNQFLDLSDYGRPFARFIAQSLKNTSFTPIHVTIGFVISGLIAIACIFHEYYWATAFFLILKSILDAADGELARIKKTPSYTGRYLDSLSDIILNFILLATIWHVTNGKITYTILAFISIQLQGTLYNYYYVILRNKHNGDTTSRVFEDNTPKALPGEKQRTVNILFILYKVCYGIFDKIIYKMDKNAVSSKKLPNWLMTAVSTFGLGFQLLIISIMFVLNLKDFIVPFFIAFSGLIFIFIAIRRYINR